The Cloacibacterium sp. TD35 region TAAAGAAGTCTTGAAAATGTGCGTTTCTAAAGGCATGGTTCGTGGAAAACGACAAGCGGTGGACAGCGTTTTCATCAAAGCCAACGCCAGTATGGATAGTTTAGTAGAGAAGGAAGTTTTGGAAGATGTTAGTGCTTTTGTAAACGAATTAGAAGAAAACAGCGAATTTAAAACCACCAGTGCAAGGAAGAAGTTGGTAGAGCAGCACCACGCTTGGAAAGCAGAAGCGTATAAAGGAATGCCTAACGCTACAGGAAAAGACAAAATAGATGAATTTGGGAACATCATTCGTCCAAAATATGTATCGAATCATACGCATTATTCACCTACAGATAGCGATGCTAGAGTGAGTGTAAAACCAGGCAAAGCGCGACAATTAAATTATTTTGGACAAATCGTAGTAGACGATGCGCACCATGTCATTACAGGAGCGTGTTCAGATTTTGCGGATAAAAGAGACAGTCAGTGTTTAGAACAAATTGTAGAACTCACAGAAGAAAACCTAAAGGAAAACGGAATAAAGTTACAAGAACTTTTAGCCGATGGTGGTTACAGCAGTGGAGAATCGTTGGCGTATTTACACGAAAAAAATATCAACGCCTACATACCCAACTTTGGACAATACAAACCCGAGCGCGAAGGATTTACCTTCCACAAAGAAGAAAACTATTACCAATGCACAAAACCCGAAGGCAACCAAGCCAAACTGCTTTTCAAAGGCGAAAAAACCGATAGTAAAGGCTACACCAAACGCACCTACCGAAGCAGTGAAACAGATTGTAAAAACTGTCCACTAAGAGAACCTTGTTGTGGTAAAAGCACCAAGTTCAAAAAGCTAGACGACAGCATCCATAAAGAACATTACGACCGCATGCATCAAAAGCTTACACAGAATGAAAAATATGCCAAAAAAATGTCGAGAATAAGAAGTAAAACAGTCGAACCTGTGATTGGAACGTTAGTCAACTTTACGAACATGAAGAGAGTCAATACACGAGGAATCAAAAACGCAAACAAACACGTATTAATGGCAAGTTTAACGTACAACTTGAAAAAATACTTGCGCTTTACCATCAAAAAATCGAGTATTTTAGCTCAAGTTATTTCCCTAAAACAAGGGAAGTGCTTTGCTTTTATGAAAACAGTCTTTCAAAGCATCAACAACTCAATTTTAAGCACCCCAAATTTTATAATTTTGACCGTTAACTAAAAAACAAACCTCTCTAAAATTGCTTCTAAAGAGGTCAAAATTTTATGTTTTTGAAATAGTATTTCTAAAAATGGGAGTTGTGCAACAGTTACCTATGTTATACGCAGTTTTTATTCAACTTTTTCTACTATTCCAAACTGAACTTGATTTTCCTCTATTTTTTCGTATAAATATTTATTATTTTCTATTTTTAAAATTCTGGTTAAAAATTTTGGATTTTCAGTCATCATTTTTTCAGTGTCTTCCGTTGGAATTATAGTGTAGTCGCCGTTTTTATACCAAATGATTTTACCACTGTAAACTTTGCCTTCAAAATTCTCATATTGAACATTATTTCTGCGCTCAAATTCATATTTTGTTGAGTCTTTTGTCTTGTCATCTAAAATTTGGAGAGTAAATTTCCCTGTTTTGAAATTTTGAGGATTTAATTTTGGATCATAATTGATGCATTTTTCCGCATAAACTTTTTTAGGATAATCATTGCCACCAAAAAATATTGAATTAATTAAATTTTGGCAACCTTTTTTATCTTCTCCAATTATAATTTGAGAATAGCCTTTAAAATAAAGTGCACTCCAATTGTTTGGAACAATTTTTAAGGATTTGTCAAGGTTTATAATTGCATTTTTAAAATCTTGATTTTGAATATTTTTCATTGCGGTTTGCATCGCATTTGACCAATCGTCTTTTTGTTGGCTAAAATACAAGAGTGGAAAAAATATAAAAATTAAAATCTTTTTCATTTTTGCGGTATCTGTTTATAAAATTGCGTACAACACTCAAATAGACGAAGTATAAATGTAACACACTTATAACCAATTAAATATTAGTTTGTAAATGATTGTAAGTATTTTGTTCGGTGATTGAGTTTCTGCTTATTAGTTTCTAACAAATTTAATTAAAATAAATGATTTAAGTTTTGGAGACTACTCATCATTGGAATTTAACCAATATTTTATTAAATCGGTAAACTTTTTTGAACACAAGTCTAGGACAACTTCCTGTAAATTTAAAGGAGGGTGAAGTTTAAAATTTACTATTTAACGAATAATAAATCGTTCATTAACAACCTTTTATGTTTTTTATCATGTTTTTTTTCCTGCTGAAAACACGTAAATTTATAGAAACAAAACTTTTATGAAAACAAAACTACTTAATTCTTTTATCCTGTTTCTATTCTTGTTTTTCATCAATGGATTAACAGCACAATATTTCACTGAAAATAATATCTATTATCAAATAACTTCTTCTACTGCGCCTCTTAAAGTAAAGGTAATGAACCCCAATGGAACTAGTGGTGGTGGTTACACAGGAGATATAACAATCCCATCTACTGTTTCCAATGGAGGCAACACATACATTGTCACTGAAATCGGTTATCGAGCATTTTATGCTTGCGCAGGATTAACATCTGTTACCATTCCCAATTCGGTTACTTTTTTTAATTCGGAAGCATTTTCTAATTGCACAGGATTAACATCTGTTTCTATTCCTAATTCTGTTACTTCTATTTGGGATTGGGCATTTTACAAATGTTCAGGATTAACAACTATTACTATTCCTGATTCGGTTACATTTATTGGGGATTATGCTTTTTCTGCTTCAGGATTAAGCTCTATTTCTATTCCTAATTCTTTTACTTCTATTGGTAGAGGCATATTTAGATATTGTACAGGATTAACATCTGTTTCTATTCCTAATTCTGTTACCTCTATTGGTAATGAGGCATTTAATGGTTGTACTGAATTAACCTCTATTTCTATTCCTGATTCAGTTACCTCTATTGGGAATTTAGCATTTTATAATTGCAATAAATTAACATCCTTTACATCTTTGGCAACAACTCCTCCAAGTCTTGGAAGTAATGTGTTTTACGGGACATGGCAGAAAAATTGCGCCCTTTTTGTTCCTGAGAATTCTAAAACAGCTTATGCTGCAGCCTCTCAATGGAATGGTTTTAAAAATGTAAACACTTATCTATCAACAACAGAAACAAAGAATAATCTTTTGAAAGTTTATCCTAATCCTGCAAAAGACTATGTGGTAATTTCTAACATTTCAAAAGGAGAAAATATTAGTGTTTACGATTTATCTGGTAAAATATTGTTTCAAACTAAATCTATCGGAAACTCTGTAAACATTAATACATCAGCTTACAAAAATGGAATTTACTTGGTTAAAGTAGGAGAAAACACAACAAAAATAATGGTGAGCAAGTAACAAAACTTTAAAAATATCAACAATAAAAAAAGATTTGCCGATTTATCTGGTTAGAGCCCAGCAAAAGCACCAAAACCATCACAGTAATGTGGTGGTTTTTTGTTTTTATTTAATTCTCAGTATTATATATAATTATAAAATATAGAATTCGTCATTTAAGAAGACTTTTTGGTTAAAAAAGGTATACTTTTCGGTAAACTCAAAATAGCTTTTTAAAAATTATTTTTCTTCCCAGAATTTGAGAAAATTAATCTCAGATATAGCAAATATCATCTGCTGAACTTGCTTCGAAATTTAAAAAACTCCAAAAAATCTCATACCTTTGTAACTATGAAACAATTCTCATCAAAACGCAGCATTCAGATTTTAGGGCACGTTCTTCAGCAATATGGTATAAACAAAATGGTAATTTCGCCAGGAAGCAGAAATGCTCCACTTGCTATTCATTTTTCAGAGCTAGATTCTTTTGAATGCTTCAGCATCGTAGACGAAAGAAGCGCTGCTTTTGTAGCGATGGGAATGGCAAAATCGCTTAAACAACCTATTGCAATTTCTTGTACCTCTGGTTCTGCTGCTACCAATTATTATCCTGCTGTGGTAGAAGCATTTTATCAAAACGTTCCTCTTCTAGTACTTACTGCAGACAGACCTACAGATTTTGTGGATTTATTTGATGGGCAAACGATTCGTCAAAAAGATTTGTTTCAACAGCATTCTTACGGAGATTTTCAGCTTTTGGAAGATGACAAAGAAAATGCTGAAGAAGAGAACTTAAAAATCGTAAAAACAGCGATAGAACTGTGTTTCGAGAAACAAGGGCCGGTTCATATCAATATTCCGCTTACAGAACCATTATACCAGTACGCTACAGAATTGCCTGTCTTTCCTAGCATAGAGAAAACCATTCAGAAAAGAGATTTCGAGATTTCCTCTACCCTAGTTTCTGAATTTAATGTAGCTAAAAGAATTTTGATTTTAGCAGGAACGCTTGACAAAAATCCTAAACTCCAAAGTTTATTGTCGCAATTCGTGAAAAATCATTCTGTGGTAGTGCTTACAGAAGCGAATTCTAATCTCTATCACGACAAGTTTTTCAATCATATTGACCGATATGTCTTCAACTACAGCGAAGAAGATTTCAAAACCTACGCTCCAGATTTACTCATTACGATTGGTCAAAACGTAGTTTCTAAAAAAGTGAAAGAATTTTTGAGAAAAGCAAAACCTCAAAATCATTGGCATATTGATGAATTTTGGCAACCGAATACGTATTTTGCTTTAACTCAAGAAATCAAAACAAAACCAGAAATTTTCTTCAGTCAGTTGTTGAAATTTGCCAAGTTAGAACCTTCAGCTTATTTCAATCTTTGGGATGTTCTTCGTGATAAAAAAGATGCAAAACACGATGAATATTGCAAAACAATAGATTTTTCAGATTTTAAAATTTTCCAAATTTTAGAACAAAAAATTCCGAGTAATTACAATATTCATATTTCTAATTCTTCGGCGATTCGCTATGCAGAATTGTTCCCATATTCACAAAATCACAACATTTATTGCAACCGTGGAACCAGCGGAATAGATGGTTCTACTTCTACTGCGATGGGTTTTGCGATGATGAACGAAAATCCTACGATTTTGATTTCTGGCGAACTTGGATTTTTCTATGATATTAATGGACTTTGGAACAATTACATTCCGCCGTACACTAGAATTATCGTGATGAATAACGGTGAAGGAAATATTTTTAGAATTATTCCCGGACCTACAACTTCTAATGCAATAGACGAATTTATTGCGACCAAACATCAGAAAAACTGCGAAAATCTAGCTAAACATTTCGGTTTTGGATATTTTAAAGTGGAAGACGAAGATACTCTGTTAAGAGTTTTAGACAATTTCTTTAAGCCAGAAGCTAAACCAAAAATCTTAGAAATCAACACTGCCGATATTCAAAACGCAGAAGTTTTGAAAGAATATTTTAAGTTCTTGAAGTAAGGTTTCCTGAAGTTTAAACGTCTAGATAATCAGAACTTTCTGGTAAATTTACAATTCTTTCGATGGGATAAATAAACATATCATCGAAATCATTCATGGCGTTAATCAACTGAAAGTGAGAAAATTCCTTAATGTTTTGAAGCGTAATTTCGGTTTCTTTTATCTTCTTTTCGTGAAGCAAATGTTGGCGCATCACACCGTTTAACAGATAAGTAGTCGGCGTGAACCATTCTTTACCTTTCAAAAAAAGAATATTGGTATAAGAAGTATCCGTAATGTGATTATTCTTCACCACAATGATTTCTTCTGTTTTAGCTTTGGTTTTCATTCGTTCAAATTCCTTTCTATCTTCAAATTTGAAAGAATAATCGTAAGAATTATTTTCCACCAACTGAAAATTTTCTATTTCGGGAATCGCATAAGGAATGAGTTGTGTAGTGAATTTTTTATCTAAATCATACACGATGCGCAGTTTGTACAAACCATCTTCATCATGTTCTAAATTTTTAAAAATTTTAGCCAAATCTATAGAACCTTCTTTGCCAAAATGCGCAAAAGTTTGGTTCACTCGTTTTTGATGTAAGTCTAGCAAAAAGGCTTTTTGGTCTTCTATTTTAATGCTTTCAATGAATCGGGACATAAATTTTGTTTTTCATTTCTTGGTATTCATCTGCTAATTTACTCAAATGTGTAATTCCACCGCCACTTCGGAATGTTAAATTTCCACCATTTTGTTGAATAAACCGAATCATCACACAAGAATCTAAATTCTCCCCATCAAAATAACCGCAAACTCCTGTATAAAAGCCTCTTTCATAAGTTTCGGCTTCTAATATAATTTCTAAGGTTTTGGGTTTTGGAGCGCCCAAAATACTTCCTGCAGGAAGTAAGGTTTTCATCAAACTTCCTATTTTATTTTGAAATTCTGGCTTTACTTTTCCCGAAATTTCAGAACTCATCGCATAGAGATTTTTGTTTCGGGTTTTTAAGAAATCTATCCTCTGGAATTCATCTAATTTTACCCATTCTGCAACCATGCTCAAATCGTTTCTAAGCAAATCTACTACAGTGTAATGTTCTGCTTTTTCCTTCACCGAATTTTTTAGTTCATATACAGCATTTGGAACAGAAGCTTCAATAGTTCCTTTCATAGGATGAGTAAAAATCTCATGATTTTTAATTTCTACAAAAGTTTCTGGCGAAAAAAAAGTAAAATTCTCTGGGAATAAAATTTTGTACTTTGCTTCAGATTGATAAAAAATTTCTTCTAAAGAAAGATTAGTCTCAATTGCCGTTTCACAAGTGTAATTAATCAAATAAGAATCTCCTAATTTCAAATGATTTTGCACGATTTCGAAGCCTTTTTGGTAATCTTCTTTGGATTGAGGAAAAGATTTCCACGAGACTTCTTTTGGTTCAAAAGTTGATTTTTGAACATTTTTAAAACTAGGAAAATCCACTAAAATTTTCTTGGCTCTCAAATCTTCTTCATTGAAAATGAGCACATTCTCCATTAAAAAATCAATCACAAAAAAGAAAGGAACTTTCTGCAGAGAAAGCTCATCCATTTCTGAAAATTTCTGTTTGTTGATTTTTAACATCGCGCAAATTTACAAATTAGAACTTGAGATTTTAGATTTTTAAAAAAATAAGCCGTTTCTCTTTTTACGATTTTACGATTGCTCTACTTTACATCAAAAAACATTACTTTTGCAGCATGAATCAAGAAAATTTACCAAAGGCAAAAATCACTTTAGACGAGGTGATCAATCAGTCTTTTAGATATTGGAAAGCTACGCTTTCGTTTCAGTTTGTGGTGACCGTTTTATATTTTGGGATAATTTTTATTTCAGGATTTCAGTTAGTGCAGTATTATTTCGGAGATCAATTACACATTTTCACGCCAGAACTTTTACAAGATCCTATAAAATTTAATGTGAAAATAAGAGAACTTCTCGCAACGGAAAACGGAAGTTATTTCCAAATTGTTCTATCATTGTTAAAAGCATCACTTTTCCCATTATTTATTGGGCTTTTAAGAGTATATACTTTAATTGATGAAGGCAAAAAACCTAGTATATCAGAAGTTTTAGATGGTTATAAAGGAAGTAATTTCTTTAAACTTTGGGGTTATGCAATTTTCTGGAATGTTATTTTCAGTTTTGGAGTTTCATTCTTTTTCATTCCTGGTGTTTTATGGGTATTTCTTACTGTTTTTGTAGGTCCGTTACTCTATTTCACGCCTATGAGAATGCTAGAAGCCATCAACATCAGCGCAAAAGTAGCTTGGGCAAACTGGACTATCGTTTTACCTTGTGCCATCATCGCATTTTTATTCAGTTATAGCGGATTTATCTTGTTTTTCGTAGGATTTTTATTCACTTATCCTTTTTGGAATGCTATTATTTATACTTTATTCAAAAGATTCTTCAGCATTAAATTTGTATAAAATGTAACGAAACTTTGAGAAAATTAACTAATTTTGGTAGAACTCAATTGAAAAAACTATGGAAAATTTTACCGAAGTAAACCAACCTATTACACCCAAAAAGGAAATAGGAAGTATTCTTTCTCATGCATTCGAAAATTTTACGGGAACTTTTTTATATGCATTAGTCTTTGTAGTCATTTATCTTTTAGCGTATTTCATTTTTAATGGCGCACTGTCTTTATTGATTCCAGGCGGTAGCGATTATCAAAATGAAGTCATGAAGGTGATGAATGATTTCGTAGAGAAACAAAAATATGACCTCAACGCTATTACTGAGCTACAAAATAGTTTAGATGCTGCCAAAACTACTGCAGTAATGATTTCTGAAGTGATTTCTAAAAGTATTACTTCGGCATTATTAGCTCCTTTAGTGGTAGGAATTATTTACATTTCTTATCAGTTCAGCGCTAAAAAAGAGGTAGAATTTGGAGATTTATTCATCGGTTTCAGACAGAATACCGTACAAATCATCATTTATGGATTCATTACTACAGCGCTTATTCAAACTGGTTTAGAAATCAACATGCTGATTGGTGTATACCTTTCTTTTGCATTCTTTATAGGATTACCGATTGTGTTTTTCGAAAACACCTCAGCAGTAGAAGGTATTAGAAAATCATTTTCTCTGGTTCATGCTAATTTTATAACCGTTTTGGTATTGTGGATTTTAGCAGGAATTATAGCTTGTGCAGGTGTTTTATTTTGCTTGGTTGGGATATTATTTACTTACCCATTCTTCTTTACAGCAAGATATTCTATCTATTCTGCAATTTGCGGAGCGCCATACGAAGTAAAATCTTAAAATTTTATAAACAATTTACAGAAAGCAACAGATTTTACTGTTGCTTTTTTTATTAAATTCGCATTAAAACAAAACAAATGCACCCAGACCAAATCAGCAATAACAAAATCCGTCAAGTTTTCATGTTGGCGGTCATTATAATTCTTTCAGCGATAATATTATACAATCTCAGTGATTTTTTGCCATCATTATTAGGAGCCATCACATTGTATATTATTTCTAGAAGTTGGAATTTTAAACTCGTAGAAGAAAAAGGCTGGAAACCTTGGGTTGCTGCATTGGTCATTATCTTAATTTGTCTAGTCATCATCGTGATTCCCACGTATTTCACTATTGAAGTTTTAGTCAATAAAATAAGTGATGCAAAAGCTTATACAGAGAGTATTACAGATTTCTTTTTAAAAATAGAAAGTTATATTCGTGCCAAAACAGGGTTTGAAATTTTAAGTGGCGGAAATCTAGAAAAAATCACAGGATTTGCTACGCAAGCTTCCACTGCTATTCTGAATACTACAGTTAATATGATTAGTATAATTGTAGGTATGTTTTTCATTTTGTACTTCATGCTTACTAAAGGAAGATTATTCGAAAGAATTCTTACCTCTATTTCTCCTCTAAAGAAAGCGAATGACCAAAAAATTGGCGAAAAATTTACGAAAATGGTAATTGCTAATGCGGTAGGAATTCCAGTTGTAGCACTTGTTCAGGCAATAGTTGCATTGATTAGTTATTTTATTTTTGGCGCCCCAAGTCCTTTATTGTTGTTTATCCTTACTTTTATTGGCAGTATGATTCCGATTGTAGGAGCTGCTATTATTTATGTACCAGTCGGTTTATTTATGCTTGCAAGTGGTGATACTTTTGGCGGACTCGGCATTCTAGCTTATGGATTTTTAGTAGTGGGATTGGTAGATAATGTTTTCAGATTTACTTTTTTGAAAAAACTAGAAAACATCCATCCATTAAATACCGTTTTTGGAATTATTTTAGGACTAAAGATTTTCGGCTTTTTTGGTTTAATATTTGGGCCGATTTTAGTTTCTATCACTATTCTACTGATGCAAATTTATGGAGACGAATTTTCTGAAGAAACAGAAGATTCTCCGAATGACATCGTTCTTCCCGAAAGCGAAAGCCCACTTCAATCAAAAATTGATATTGATATTTAAAAAAAATGCAAGGAATTAACCCCGAAATATTAAAAGAAATCTGCGAGGTAAAAATGCCTTTCGGAAAACATGCTGGAATCGTTTTGGCAGATTTGCCTATTTCTTACTTAGAATGGTTTCACCGACAAGGAATGCCAAAAGGAAAACTCGGCATGCAACTTTCTACGATTTATGAAATAAAAATCAATGGTTTAATGGATTTACTTACTCCAATTCGTGATGAAGTGAATTATGAAAAATCAAAGAAAAGAGTTTATAAATTTTAGATTGAATCTTTTTTAAGTTTTCAACGCAGCAATCTCATCTCGCAATTTTGCAGCGGTGATGAAATCTAGATTTTTCGCAGCCGCTTCCATCGCTTTTTGTTTTTCGGCGATGAGTTTTTCTACATCTACGCTTCCGTAAGCAGCACGTTCTTCAGCAACTTGACGAATAATTTCTTTTTGGGTATAAGAAGTATCAGGGAAATCTTTGGCTCTTCCCACCAAATGTTCAGAAATTTTCTTGTTAAGTGCAGTCGGAACTTTATTGTGTTCTAAATTGTATTGTGTTTGTTTTTCACGGCGATAATTGGTTTCATCAATCGCTTTTTGCATAGAATTGGTAATTTTATCGGCGTACATAATTGCTTTTCCGTTGATATTTCTCGCGGCTCTACCAATGGTTTGGACCAAAGAACGACGAGAACGCAACATTCCTTCTTTATCCGCATCGAGAATTGCTACCAGTGAAACTTCCGGTAAATCTAAACCTTCTCTCAAAAGATTTACGCCCACCAAAACATCAAATAATCCCGTTCTTAAATCTTGCATGATTTGGATACGCTCCAAAGTTTCTACATCTGAGTGAATATAACGAGTTCTAATACCAAATCTGGTAAAATATTTAGTGAGTTCTTCTGCCATTTTCTT contains the following coding sequences:
- a CDS encoding IS1182 family transposase — encoded protein: MQGKKSFRPQLFVSVNLLDLVPEDNFYRKLQTELDLDFIYKATQKYYGKEGQESIDPVVFFKILLVGYLNNINSDRQLIAFCSDSLSIRLFLGYDVHEQLPWHSTISRTRGLYGEEVFLNLFKEVLKMCVSKGMVRGKRQAVDSVFIKANASMDSLVEKEVLEDVSAFVNELEENSEFKTTSARKKLVEQHHAWKAEAYKGMPNATGKDKIDEFGNIIRPKYVSNHTHYSPTDSDARVSVKPGKARQLNYFGQIVVDDAHHVITGACSDFADKRDSQCLEQIVELTEENLKENGIKLQELLADGGYSSGESLAYLHEKNINAYIPNFGQYKPEREGFTFHKEENYYQCTKPEGNQAKLLFKGEKTDSKGYTKRTYRSSETDCKNCPLREPCCGKSTKFKKLDDSIHKEHYDRMHQKLTQNEKYAKKMSRIRSKTVEPVIGTLVNFTNMKRVNTRGIKNANKHVLMASLTYNLKKYLRFTIKKSSILAQVISLKQGKCFAFMKTVFQSINNSILSTPNFIILTVN
- a CDS encoding leucine-rich repeat domain-containing protein, with the protein product MKTKLLNSFILFLFLFFINGLTAQYFTENNIYYQITSSTAPLKVKVMNPNGTSGGGYTGDITIPSTVSNGGNTYIVTEIGYRAFYACAGLTSVTIPNSVTFFNSEAFSNCTGLTSVSIPNSVTSIWDWAFYKCSGLTTITIPDSVTFIGDYAFSASGLSSISIPNSFTSIGRGIFRYCTGLTSVSIPNSVTSIGNEAFNGCTELTSISIPDSVTSIGNLAFYNCNKLTSFTSLATTPPSLGSNVFYGTWQKNCALFVPENSKTAYAAASQWNGFKNVNTYLSTTETKNNLLKVYPNPAKDYVVISNISKGENISVYDLSGKILFQTKSIGNSVNINTSAYKNGIYLVKVGENTTKIMVSK
- the menD gene encoding 2-succinyl-5-enolpyruvyl-6-hydroxy-3-cyclohexene-1-carboxylic-acid synthase; protein product: MKQFSSKRSIQILGHVLQQYGINKMVISPGSRNAPLAIHFSELDSFECFSIVDERSAAFVAMGMAKSLKQPIAISCTSGSAATNYYPAVVEAFYQNVPLLVLTADRPTDFVDLFDGQTIRQKDLFQQHSYGDFQLLEDDKENAEEENLKIVKTAIELCFEKQGPVHINIPLTEPLYQYATELPVFPSIEKTIQKRDFEISSTLVSEFNVAKRILILAGTLDKNPKLQSLLSQFVKNHSVVVLTEANSNLYHDKFFNHIDRYVFNYSEEDFKTYAPDLLITIGQNVVSKKVKEFLRKAKPQNHWHIDEFWQPNTYFALTQEIKTKPEIFFSQLLKFAKLEPSAYFNLWDVLRDKKDAKHDEYCKTIDFSDFKIFQILEQKIPSNYNIHISNSSAIRYAELFPYSQNHNIYCNRGTSGIDGSTSTAMGFAMMNENPTILISGELGFFYDINGLWNNYIPPYTRIIVMNNGEGNIFRIIPGPTTSNAIDEFIATKHQKNCENLAKHFGFGYFKVEDEDTLLRVLDNFFKPEAKPKILEINTADIQNAEVLKEYFKFLK
- a CDS encoding aminotransferase class IV translates to MSRFIESIKIEDQKAFLLDLHQKRVNQTFAHFGKEGSIDLAKIFKNLEHDEDGLYKLRIVYDLDKKFTTQLIPYAIPEIENFQLVENNSYDYSFKFEDRKEFERMKTKAKTEEIIVVKNNHITDTSYTNILFLKGKEWFTPTTYLLNGVMRQHLLHEKKIKETEITLQNIKEFSHFQLINAMNDFDDMFIYPIERIVNLPESSDYLDV
- a CDS encoding aminodeoxychorismate synthase component I, with amino-acid sequence MLKINKQKFSEMDELSLQKVPFFFVIDFLMENVLIFNEEDLRAKKILVDFPSFKNVQKSTFEPKEVSWKSFPQSKEDYQKGFEIVQNHLKLGDSYLINYTCETAIETNLSLEEIFYQSEAKYKILFPENFTFFSPETFVEIKNHEIFTHPMKGTIEASVPNAVYELKNSVKEKAEHYTVVDLLRNDLSMVAEWVKLDEFQRIDFLKTRNKNLYAMSSEISGKVKPEFQNKIGSLMKTLLPAGSILGAPKPKTLEIILEAETYERGFYTGVCGYFDGENLDSCVMIRFIQQNGGNLTFRSGGGITHLSKLADEYQEMKNKIYVPIH
- a CDS encoding AI-2E family transporter, which gives rise to MHPDQISNNKIRQVFMLAVIIILSAIILYNLSDFLPSLLGAITLYIISRSWNFKLVEEKGWKPWVAALVIILICLVIIVIPTYFTIEVLVNKISDAKAYTESITDFFLKIESYIRAKTGFEILSGGNLEKITGFATQASTAILNTTVNMISIIVGMFFILYFMLTKGRLFERILTSISPLKKANDQKIGEKFTKMVIANAVGIPVVALVQAIVALISYFIFGAPSPLLLFILTFIGSMIPIVGAAIIYVPVGLFMLASGDTFGGLGILAYGFLVVGLVDNVFRFTFLKKLENIHPLNTVFGIILGLKIFGFFGLIFGPILVSITILLMQIYGDEFSEETEDSPNDIVLPESESPLQSKIDIDI
- a CDS encoding DUF3820 family protein, producing the protein MNPEILKEICEVKMPFGKHAGIVLADLPISYLEWFHRQGMPKGKLGMQLSTIYEIKINGLMDLLTPIRDEVNYEKSKKRVYKF